One genomic segment of Rhodospirillales bacterium includes these proteins:
- a CDS encoding (2Fe-2S)-binding protein — MAEKFTLRVNGAEHSVTVEPDTPLLYVLRNDLGLKSAKYGCGEEQCGACSVIVDGERAFSCSVPINEVTGKDITTLEGLGTKNAPHALQTAFIEEQAAQCGYCTSGIIMAAKALLDANPDPDMDAIRTGLQDNLCRCGAHGRVLKAVQRAAKALR; from the coding sequence ATGGCCGAAAAATTCACACTGCGCGTTAACGGCGCCGAACATTCCGTAACCGTCGAACCCGACACCCCGTTGCTGTATGTGCTGCGCAATGATTTGGGGTTGAAATCCGCCAAATATGGCTGTGGTGAAGAACAATGCGGGGCGTGCTCGGTCATTGTTGATGGCGAACGCGCCTTTTCGTGCTCGGTTCCGATCAACGAAGTGACCGGCAAAGACATCACAACCCTGGAAGGGCTGGGCACCAAAAACGCCCCCCACGCCCTGCAAACCGCCTTTATTGAAGAACAAGCCGCCCAGTGTGGGTATTGCACCAGCGGCATCATCATGGCCGCCAAGGCATTGCTGGATGCCAATCCCGATCCCGACATGGATGCTATCCGCACTGGGTTACAAGACAATCTTTGTCGGTGTGGTGCCCATGGCCGGGTTTTAAAGGCCGTCCAGCGCGCCGCCAAAGCATTGCGTTAA
- a CDS encoding xanthine dehydrogenase family protein molybdopterin-binding subunit, whose amino-acid sequence MSDKPKLPGSLNTDARLDSWIIINDDAATITIKTGKVEYGQGVITAIAQIAAEELDVAIDRIRIKTADTGETVNERLTAGSGSIEESGAAIRHAGAHAKALLLEKAAASLSVETKSLSVEDGTIKSTATNTQTTYWELLGGKTFDADITGEIPPKDPSKHTIVGHPVIRIDIADKVTGTPAFIQDMDIPGLLHGRILRPPSYDAQLKKTDIEGARALPGVVDVILDGRFIGIIAEREDQAVHAWNVLGEATTWDEKATLPNEDQLYDWLVSQETDDYLVVDGVPEDQPIPEITAPEGAANTLEAVYGRPYQSHASIGPSSGMAVWEGDNLKVWSHTQGIYPLQAALSCAFGIDAEKIRCIAAENAGCYGHNGADDAAMDAAVLARTVPGRTVRVQWMREDENRWEPLGSAQVMMTQASLDKDGNIMDWNFDVWSNAHAGRPRAKTETAGFIALWHKENPVPPPPPGDNQGKDGGAHRGARPYYDLPNQRIAKHFVKPHPFRVSSLRALGTFGNLFATESFMDELAHEAGIEAIEFRLRHTKDPRARAVIEAVAKAASWDPSSWRDGQAQGFAFNRYKNSKCYAAVIFDVNVDRKTGVISIPKAYIGGDCGQIINPDGVANQLEGGLIQAASWTLKEAVRFDPVRITSIDWETYPILNFKEVPEIDVVLLDHKGEKPMGVGEATQGPTPAAIANGVFNATGVRMRELPLTPDRVLSMLSGGT is encoded by the coding sequence ATGAGCGACAAGCCCAAGCTGCCCGGCAGCCTGAACACCGACGCACGGCTGGATTCATGGATCATCATCAATGATGATGCCGCCACCATCACCATCAAAACCGGCAAGGTTGAATACGGCCAAGGCGTGATTACCGCCATCGCCCAAATTGCCGCCGAAGAACTGGATGTGGCAATAGATCGCATCCGGATCAAAACCGCCGATACGGGTGAAACCGTCAATGAACGCCTGACCGCAGGGTCTGGCAGCATTGAAGAAAGTGGTGCCGCCATCCGACATGCCGGTGCCCATGCCAAAGCACTGTTACTGGAAAAGGCTGCAGCATCCCTGTCTGTCGAAACAAAATCTCTATCGGTCGAAGACGGCACCATCAAAAGCACTGCCACCAACACCCAAACCACCTATTGGGAATTGTTGGGCGGCAAGACGTTTGATGCCGATATTACCGGCGAAATCCCGCCAAAAGACCCTTCAAAGCATACCATTGTTGGCCACCCTGTGATCCGCATCGACATAGCAGACAAAGTCACCGGCACGCCTGCGTTCATTCAAGACATGGATATTCCCGGCCTGTTGCATGGCCGCATTTTGCGCCCGCCATCTTATGATGCGCAGTTGAAAAAAACCGATATTGAAGGGGCGCGTGCCCTGCCCGGTGTGGTCGATGTGATCCTTGATGGGCGCTTCATCGGCATTATTGCAGAACGCGAAGACCAGGCCGTTCACGCCTGGAACGTTCTGGGTGAAGCCACCACCTGGGATGAAAAAGCGACACTGCCCAATGAAGACCAGCTTTATGATTGGCTGGTCAGTCAGGAAACCGATGATTATCTGGTGGTCGATGGCGTGCCAGAAGACCAACCCATCCCAGAAATTACCGCCCCCGAAGGGGCTGCCAATACGCTGGAAGCCGTCTATGGCCGGCCCTATCAGTCCCACGCATCCATCGGCCCATCATCGGGCATGGCTGTCTGGGAAGGCGACAATCTGAAAGTTTGGAGCCACACTCAGGGCATCTATCCTCTGCAAGCCGCGCTATCTTGCGCCTTTGGAATAGATGCGGAAAAAATTCGCTGTATTGCGGCTGAGAATGCAGGCTGTTACGGCCATAACGGTGCCGATGATGCGGCCATGGATGCCGCCGTTCTGGCCCGGACCGTTCCCGGGCGCACGGTGCGGGTGCAATGGATGCGCGAAGATGAAAACCGCTGGGAACCGCTGGGGTCTGCCCAGGTCATGATGACCCAGGCCAGTCTGGATAAAGACGGCAATATCATGGACTGGAATTTTGATGTCTGGTCCAACGCCCATGCCGGGCGGCCCCGGGCCAAGACTGAAACCGCTGGCTTTATCGCACTTTGGCACAAGGAAAACCCTGTCCCCCCACCACCACCGGGCGATAATCAGGGCAAAGACGGCGGGGCCCATCGCGGCGCGCGGCCGTATTACGATCTTCCCAACCAGCGCATCGCCAAACATTTTGTAAAACCCCATCCGTTCCGGGTGTCGTCTCTGCGCGCCCTTGGAACCTTTGGTAATTTGTTTGCGACCGAATCCTTTATGGATGAACTCGCCCATGAAGCAGGGATTGAGGCCATTGAGTTTCGTCTGCGCCACACCAAAGATCCCCGCGCACGCGCCGTCATCGAAGCGGTGGCCAAAGCGGCCAGCTGGGACCCGTCAAGCTGGCGTGATGGACAGGCCCAAGGGTTTGCATTCAACCGCTACAAAAATTCAAAATGCTATGCAGCCGTCATCTTTGATGTGAATGTCGATCGAAAAACAGGTGTGATTTCAATCCCCAAAGCCTATATCGGCGGAGATTGCGGCCAAATCATCAATCCCGATGGCGTTGCCAACCAATTAGAAGGGGGCCTGATTCAAGCCGCCAGTTGGACCCTTAAAGAAGCCGTGCGATTTGACCCGGTGCGCATTACGTCCATCGATTGGGAAACCTATCCCATCTTGAACTTCAAGGAAGTTCCGGAAATCGATGTGGTGCTGCTGGATCACAAAGGGGAAAAACCCATGGGCGTGGGCGAAGCCACCCAAGGCCCAACCCCGGCGGCCATCGCCAATGGTGTGTTCAACGCCACCGGCGTGCGCATGCGCGAATTGCCCCTGACGCCAGACAGGGTTTTATCCATGCTGTCAGGTGGAACTTAA
- a CDS encoding threonine synthase gives MENNLVTERPTFVTHLECGMKGDIYAADQVHNLSDAGKPLLVRYDLDGIKAAVTRDDLAARAPDLWRYRELLPVRRVENIISLGETMTPLVPCPALQASLGCSDILVKDEGRLPTGSFKARGLVMAVSMAKELGIKKMAMATNGNAGAAMAAYCSRAGIEGVVFCPDDTPEINVREIALQGSRVYRVNGLINDCGKIVADGREAAGWFEGNTLKEPYRIEGKKTMGLELAEQLGWDVPDVIMYPTGGGTGLIGMWKAFQELEALGWIGKKRPRMVAVQAEGCAPIVRAYDDGVEHAELWTGAHTIAAGIRVPVAIGDFLILRAVRESKGFAVAVPDDAIDSARDEVAKKEGLLLCPEGAATYAAFKQELASGRIAKDERVVLFNCGSGLKYPMPAADASVDMNATIDYAKL, from the coding sequence ATGGAAAACAATCTGGTCACAGAACGACCGACATTCGTCACGCATCTTGAATGCGGGATGAAGGGTGATATCTACGCCGCTGATCAGGTTCACAATCTGTCAGATGCCGGAAAGCCGCTTTTGGTGCGCTATGATCTTGATGGCATCAAGGCGGCGGTCACCCGGGATGATCTGGCGGCACGGGCCCCGGATCTTTGGCGTTACCGGGAATTACTGCCGGTCCGCCGGGTGGAAAACATTATTTCATTGGGCGAAACCATGACCCCATTGGTGCCCTGTCCTGCGTTGCAGGCATCCCTTGGCTGTAGCGACATTCTGGTCAAGGACGAAGGCCGCCTGCCAACGGGGTCTTTCAAGGCTCGGGGCTTGGTGATGGCCGTGTCCATGGCCAAGGAACTGGGCATCAAAAAAATGGCCATGGCCACCAATGGCAATGCCGGGGCTGCAATGGCAGCGTACTGTTCCCGTGCGGGCATTGAAGGCGTGGTGTTCTGTCCCGATGACACGCCTGAAATCAATGTCCGCGAAATTGCCCTGCAGGGGTCACGCGTCTATCGCGTTAACGGGCTGATTAATGATTGCGGGAAAATCGTGGCTGATGGCCGCGAGGCTGCGGGCTGGTTTGAAGGAAACACCCTGAAAGAGCCCTACCGGATTGAGGGCAAGAAAACCATGGGTCTGGAATTGGCCGAACAGCTGGGCTGGGACGTGCCCGATGTTATTATGTATCCCACCGGAGGCGGCACCGGGCTAATCGGCATGTGGAAAGCCTTTCAGGAACTCGAAGCGCTGGGCTGGATTGGTAAAAAACGTCCGCGCATGGTGGCGGTTCAGGCCGAAGGCTGCGCCCCGATTGTAAGGGCCTATGACGATGGCGTTGAACATGCCGAGCTTTGGACCGGGGCGCACACCATTGCCGCCGGTATCCGGGTGCCCGTGGCCATCGGCGATTTCCTGATCTTGCGCGCCGTGCGGGAATCAAAGGGCTTTGCCGTTGCCGTGCCCGATGATGCCATCGATTCCGCGCGGGACGAGGTTGCCAAAAAAGAAGGCCTGTTGCTGTGTCCCGAAGGGGCGGCCACCTATGCCGCCTTCAAGCAAGAACTGGCATCAGGGCGCATTGCCAAAGACGAACGGGTGGTCTTGTTCAATTGTGGCTCAGGCCTGAAATACCCCATGCCCGCCGCCGATGCTTCGGTGGATATGAACGCCACCATCGATTACGCCAAGCTTTAA
- a CDS encoding fumarylacetoacetate hydrolase family protein: MSHSVPSVELPVAGSEDSYAVRRIWCVGRNYAAHAREMGSDPDRDPPFFFQKPTDAIVQNGVAIAYPPGTKNLHHEIELVVAIGKAGTDISEADALDHVFGYAVGLDMTRRDLQNAAKDTGRPWEMGKSFDHSAPCSPIMPASSIGHPAAAAIWLKVNGETRQESDITHLIWSVPETIAHLSSLGELCPGDLIYTGTPEGVGAVVAGDVMEGHIDGIGDIRTPVTA; encoded by the coding sequence ATGAGTCATTCCGTTCCCAGTGTGGAACTGCCAGTCGCGGGTTCCGAAGACAGCTATGCCGTTCGCCGCATCTGGTGCGTCGGGCGCAATTATGCCGCCCATGCCAGGGAAATGGGCAGTGATCCAGATCGTGATCCCCCCTTCTTTTTTCAAAAACCCACCGATGCCATTGTTCAAAATGGCGTTGCCATTGCCTATCCTCCGGGAACGAAAAACTTGCACCATGAAATTGAATTGGTGGTGGCCATTGGTAAGGCCGGGACTGATATTTCCGAAGCCGATGCCCTTGATCACGTGTTTGGCTATGCCGTTGGTCTTGATATGACCCGGCGCGATCTTCAGAACGCGGCCAAAGACACGGGCCGTCCTTGGGAAATGGGAAAATCCTTCGATCATTCCGCGCCGTGTTCACCCATTATGCCAGCGTCTTCAATCGGTCATCCTGCTGCTGCCGCCATCTGGCTTAAGGTCAACGGTGAAACCCGTCAGGAAAGCGACATTACCCACCTGATCTGGAGCGTGCCTGAAACCATTGCCCATCTTTCGTCTTTGGGTGAACTTTGCCCCGGTGATCTGATCTATACCGGCACCCCCGAAGGGGTGGGGGCCGTGGTCGCAGGGGACGTCATGGAAGGACACATTGACGGCATTGGTGATATCAGGACCCCGGTCACGGCATAA
- a CDS encoding 2-dehydropantoate 2-reductase: protein MKFVMMGSGGVGGYFGARLAAAGEEVGFVARGAHLDAMEKNGLKVQSGLGDVCIDIGQGAQANPDPAALGVPDVVFICVKLDDTQGACDLIGPIVGPDTLVISLQNGVEAEAILIDAFGAERVGGGISYIAASVPAPGRIAHGGTMARIQLGELSGGTSPRIDACAAAFARAGVDVEACPDVILAMWQKFTFLVGLSATTTLTGLGIGAIRSDPDRRAFLGAVIGEAVAVARARGIDLAENYADDRMAFTDTLPEDMTSSMYHDFCADRPLEVGWLSGAVARMGAELGVETPVNATVYAALKHRVKSRA from the coding sequence ATGAAATTCGTGATGATGGGATCAGGGGGCGTTGGCGGGTATTTCGGCGCACGGTTGGCAGCAGCCGGTGAAGAAGTGGGCTTTGTCGCCCGTGGCGCGCATCTGGATGCCATGGAGAAAAACGGCCTTAAGGTACAAAGCGGCCTTGGGGATGTTTGCATTGATATCGGCCAAGGCGCACAGGCCAATCCCGATCCCGCCGCCCTTGGCGTGCCAGATGTTGTGTTTATCTGCGTAAAGCTGGATGACACCCAGGGTGCCTGTGATCTGATCGGACCCATTGTTGGCCCTGATACGCTGGTAATATCCCTACAAAATGGCGTTGAAGCCGAAGCCATCCTAATCGATGCGTTTGGGGCAGAACGCGTGGGCGGCGGCATTTCGTATATTGCGGCATCGGTGCCGGCCCCGGGCAGGATTGCCCATGGCGGCACCATGGCCCGCATTCAGCTGGGCGAGTTGTCTGGTGGAACCAGTCCGCGCATTGATGCCTGTGCCGCAGCCTTTGCACGCGCTGGTGTCGATGTGGAGGCTTGCCCTGATGTCATTCTTGCCATGTGGCAGAAATTTACGTTTTTGGTTGGTCTTTCTGCCACCACGACCCTGACGGGGCTTGGCATCGGTGCCATCCGGTCTGATCCGGATCGGCGCGCCTTTCTAGGGGCCGTGATTGGTGAAGCGGTGGCCGTTGCAAGGGCTCGGGGCATTGATCTTGCAGAAAATTACGCCGATGACCGCATGGCTTTTACCGATACCCTGCCCGAAGACATGACCTCTTCCATGTATCACGATTTTTGTGCCGACCGGCCTTTGGAAGTGGGGTGGCTTTCGGGGGCCGTTGCCCGCATGGGCGCAGAGCTTGGGGTTGAAACCCCTGTGAATGCGACGGTCTATGCCGCCTTGAAGCACCGGGTGAAATCTCGCGCCTGA